Genomic DNA from Callospermophilus lateralis isolate mCalLat2 chromosome 11, mCalLat2.hap1, whole genome shotgun sequence:
TCAAAGGGATCCGAAAGCCTTAACAACTTCAAGCAAAGAAGCAGTCATGCAATTCAAAAGATTATTTGCATATGTTTCATTTAGAAGGTGGTTATTTTACTTCTCTGAGCAAATATTGGGGACTTTGTCTACAAAATTATAAGGTTGCATTGAATCATATGGCCATTATTCAAATACTGGCTTTAACAAATAGTTTGGATTCTTAAAATTATTATTGCTATTAATAACAATGAGCTCCtcgtttatatatttacatatatatgcaaatcttgtcatatattaataataaatattacttAATTTATAATCTGATTTTATGAAAATAGTGGAAAAACTCCACAACTGAAATTCTCCATCTATTTAAAACTTTTTAGCAACCATCCTGCTTCAGACAAAATGTTATTCTTCATTTTCACATGCTATAgtgataataatttaaaaaaaataagcaagcTAACatattttaggatggattgaaaagATAGTGTTATCAAAAGTGGTACTGTGTGGTCATTATCATGATGAACTGGAGATAGAACAAACTTTATAATGTTTATTCTTACCTTTCTACAAAGTTGCAATGCAACCTTCAAGGAAAGACCATAATGATCTAGCTTAAAAGATGCCATGGAAGATGCTAGGTTATTATTACATCATACAACAGTTCTCTGTGACAAAAACAATTCAGTGATACCCTTCAACTGAGAAAGGTAATCTTAAAGGAGACAGAGGAAAATATATGGTTAGAGTTGAATAAGACTTTGGAGCTTGCTTGGTCTGATCTTGCATTCTACATATAAGGGAATGGAGACATGGAGAGATTGAATCATAGCCTGTGTTAACCTCACTTTAGGCCTCCTGACTTGGATTCTAGGACTCTTTCTGTTGTGCCATGCTGCCTTCATAAAGAAGTCAAAACTTCTGTGAAGATATCTTTACAATGATGTGAGCCACAATAAGAAAATCATGAATGGTCTGAATAGGATTTGTCACATCCACCCAAACTAGCCAATATCTAGACCTTATAGGTATAATAAACAGGGTTTGAATGGGGCTTTCATTACACATCGAGTACTTCTCCTTCCTTCTCCTACTTCTGATACCATGAAAAGAAGAACAACTGCCCAAACTCTCAGGGGTCACAAAGCAGCTGCCACACCCTACACCCCATGTTGGCCTTCTTTCATGACACCTAAAAGATAGGCTGGAACTCTTATGGGAATCCATGTTTTGAAACTTGTTCAGTCTGAGGAGTCTGAGAAGAAAACACTCAGAGAAGTGCCAAGTTTATTATGGCAAGAGTACCCCCTCACATTGCCACCCAGAGACACAGATCTCAGCGACGCATGCACAACATTCACACCAACTGCGGAGACTCTGAGGCTGAAAGATACCTTAGAGGTCACCAGCTTGACTTCCCATCTGATGTGTCAATCCCTCTTAAACATTGTCCTCCAGTGACCTGAGGTCAGAGTGTTGAACTTGTGGCCATGACTGGAACTTGGGCCAGGTCTAAATCTGCACTCTGGAAGCCAAGGATGCTTTAGGACCCTATGGTAGCAGAAGTAAAGGTCCCTGAATAAGGCTTTTCAGGCCCTTTTCCTATGAAAAAAGGAACCCAGAGTCCAGTGTGAAGTCCCTCAACATCCCCCCACCAAGCACAAAGCACAGAAAAGGAGGCCTGGGATGAGTGGCTGGGTTAATGGGTTTTTGTCCTTGGATTTAGTTCTTGGTCCACAGAAAGCCTCTGCAGCAGTTTCAGAGGGCAGCCGTCTCCATGAACAGCTTATTCTTAAGCTCATGAGATTCCTCTCAGGGAATAGCTAGGCACGATGTTCCACCAGTTGTAGTTTGGCAGTCTTGACTCGATGGGCCTCCTTCAGGTTCCGCGCACGAACCTCTGGGTTGGAAATGAACTCCACTTGTTGCAGAGGGAACCAGCCTTGCTCCCCGTCCGAGAGCCTCACACCTTCCAGCCAGCCTGTGGGCACAGGGCAAGCATAAAGAATTACCTGGAGGGGGCCAGCCTCCCAATGTACTAAATATGGCTGCCCTGGGTCTGGTGAAATCTGCAGCTGCCCATTCCTGAGTCTTCCCCATTGTTAGGAGTTGCATTGTGTCCCCTTTCCCAGTATGGGTTGATGTCCTAATCCCTGGGACCTCAAAACAAGACCTTATTTGGGAATGAGGTTGTTGCAGATATAATTAGTACAGTTAAGCTGAGCTCATATTGGAATAAGGTGGCCATTAAGCCAATACAACTGGTGTCCTTACGGAAAGAGGGAAACCTGGGCACACACAGAGGGAAGAGGGCCCCAGGGAGATGTGGGCAGAGACTGGAAATGTGCTGCTACAGCTAAGGAACATGTGTGACTATCAGACTGGACAAGGCTAGGAAGGATCCTCCCTAGAGGTTTTGGAAGGGACATGGCACTGCCAACactttgattttggacttcttgCCTACCAAACTGTGAAAGAATAACTTTGCTCTGTTACAGCAGCCCCAGGAACATAACCACCCCCACGTCTTGCCTCGGACACCTGGCCTGCTCCTCCTGGAGTCTCCCTCTTACCATCGCTGCTCTGCTGAGTCACCATCACCACGTCGGCCTTCTCTAGTGCCAACTCGTCATTCTCTCGGGTCTTGTAGGTGCAAAGACACTGGACTTGTGGGGAGTCTTTGGAAGAGAAGAGTGAAGAGAGATCAGAAGAGGCAGGAGCCCAGAACACGAGCGAGAAATGGCAGGGAGAAGTGGGCAGGACTTAAGTTAGAGGTAAGTGTAGGCTCATAAACAAAGGGGGAGTTTGGAAAAACATTCATCTCCTACCAGCAACCAAGTAGTTgatacagaaataaaaataccAAAACTGAAATGGATCAAAAATTCTATGTCTCTGGAGAAGATGACTGAGAAATTTGCGACCACTGTTTGTTTACTACAAATACTAGAGATCCTATTGAAAACCCACTTTCCTTCTGAACCCCTCCCCAGTCCCTTAGTCTTCAATGGATTGTGAACTTCTTAAAACTGACTTTTGGTAAGAGCCATGTCTCCCTCTTCTAAATGTTCCATTTATGTGCTTTACTTCTCCACTGAGATGGTAAAATCTGAGCCTGTGACTCATTCTTTATTTCCTTCAATGTCTGAAGTGAGACTGGGAGACTCTATCAGTGGAATCCCAACTATGCCCTAGACAAGGGACTCAATCCCCTTTGGCTTCAGTATCCTCATAGAGTGACCAAGATAATTATTGATCAAGATGATTCTTGAGGAGTTGCTGgatatctgtttatttttatgaatCAGGCAAAATTTCCATAGAGCTGAGGCTGAAGATAACAAAGTTCAGAGTGTGGCAGACCTCTAAGTGTTCCATCATATGCGGGTATTGCTCTTCTTGTTTTACTACCCTGCACTggttctcccagaaaacaagcacAAGACTGCatattatttgtatttctttttctaaaactCCTCCCCGTCTACCATTCTTAAGATCAtagtgaagaaagaaaaatgacccTGCCTCCCTTTTCCACCAGGGAAGCCAACTAATGGAATATATAAGAAGTTAACAGATTTTAGTTCTCCTAACTCCTTTTCAAAGCTTCCttatattcatttattcttttcagATACTAAAAACCCAGTAttcctttgagttcttttttttctctggACATAAACTAGGAAATCCTTGCTGGTGGACAACTGAGGGCTGATATAAGAGCCAAAAGAAGTCCATCTTGGCACAAATGCACACGAATTCAGAATGTGAGCCTGCAGCTACTGGGGACCCTCCAGTTAAGTGGCCTCAGGCCATCCCATACAGGAGGGGCATGGTCAGGACACATCTGTGTTGCTATCCTCCTGTGATCCCATATTTTCCCCAACACCTTCAAATTAGTAAAACCCAGGAAAAATCAGCAGAATGGACTTAAGGGGACAAATATCTTAGAATGAATAAACTATAGCCTAAGGCAGTGTGTATGGGGGGAGGGCATTGCCATGGTGAAGAGCAATTTTAATCAGATGTATCTCAGTGTTGAAGCTCCAGTGTTTAAGCTTCACTCTGGAAGTCTGAGGAAAAGCAACAACAGAAGTCTCACAGAGTTACCGCCCAGCACCCTGACCTCTTGTGTCCAGGGGAGACCTCTAACCCTGATGATCCTCAGTCACCATAACACTCCAACAGATCCAACTCCTCTCTTGGCATGGCCAGGGCGGAGATCCAGCGAAGATTTTTCACTTATGAGAAAACAAAATAGGGTGGTATTTTCGGTTACAACTGCAGCCTTGGGGTGTGTATCATAGCCAACAATTGGGAAGCAAATAGCTGTGGGAAGGACTTTCTAGTTCAGTGATTTCACCACAAAGTCACAAGGACCCTACATGGTGGAACCTGGTATCATCCTGAACTGTAGGTTAACGTGTCTTTCAcactttccctctttctttccccCTCCAGATTTCTTATACCTTCCAAGTCGGGGTATAAAGTTACCTGTCAATTATACACATACAGACTTTCCATTTTGGAAATTGTGCCAAGTAAAATGTTTGTCCCAGTTTAGATTCCCTCTATCACTTTGCATGATTCTTGATACTCCCTTGCCCATATTaatcaaatatttcaaaaataaaaagttattctGTGATAATAATTCAACTGGGGAGAAATACCttagtattttgttgttgttgtcattcttGTACAAAGTAATCCTAATTTTATAATCATCTGGAGGTTTTGCATTATCTTAACCTCGGCTTCCACATATGCCTAGGTAATTGAGAGCTGACACTTTTACTGGAAAATTCTACCCAAAGTACTAAACAAAGAGAACATAACTGCATCTGATTATTTAGTTTATGTGATATTTACCATACAcaacctgctatctgcctttcTGTTTCATAAGTGAAGGTAAGTGTTATCAGTACTACCCTGAGCAGTCTTCCAAGGGAAGAAACTGAAAATCTTCTTGAATGTAGGAAATCTCAAATGATTAGATACGTTGAAAATTTCAAAGAAAGACTCTTTTCATATCTTTTATAATACTGATAATACTATAGTCTTTTAGGAATTCATTGTTGTAGGCATTATGTAccacatttattttacttttaattcttttttaaaatttgacaacttagcaacacagggtcttgctaagttgctacagctggtctccaacttgtgatcctcttgcctcagtctccctgttATAAGGATTATAGGTATCTGACGCTACACCTGGCTGTAAACCAGATTTTATAGGTAAAATTGTGGATCTCCAAAGATGTATGCACAAATGAATATATTAGTTGTTATGATCATTGAAAAGATAAGCCAATCAAATTTCTCAGCACTATGACTTTCTGCTTAACAGAATATGGAGTAGGCAGGTTGGGGTGGGGGAGCAAAAGGCACCCAGTGCTTGTCTTATTCATATATGTGCCCAGCAGCCATGGCACTGAAGGGTCTCTGGTTTGCACACATGAGCGCTAACTCACAGACACCAGGATGAAAATTCTTTGCTTACTCCATACCAGTCCATCCCCtttctttagttttttgagtAAAGGATATAAAATAGATGCTGAGTCTTAATGGCAACTTCAGACTTCCTCCTGCCTGTGATCTCCTGCAAGTTGCCTAttagctctgggaatttagagctCTCCATTATAGCCCCTAGTCCAGAGTGGGCTAAGTAGTGATTAGGTGGTTTCCTGGACATTTTTTTTTGCCTGGTCCCACTTCCTTCCCAGGCTACCCACACCAGTGCCCCTGCCCAGCCCCATCTCACTGAGTCTCTGTGCGGAAGAAGAACTCGGCCTGGGTGCCCTGTGTGTTGTGCCGCAGGAAGAGGCGGAAGAGGTTTTTGTGTGGTCTGTGTAGCTTCATTTCACACTTCTCCTCCCGGATAGAGGAGAAGGGAGCATGGTCAAATACCAGGAATCGGTTACCCCTTCAAAATAGAAGTCTTTTCAGTGGACTCTAGGCTTTCTATATTCTATCCACCTTCACATTCTTGGATTCAAATTCTATGTCCTTAGCATCTGCAGCCTGAAAATTCCTATAAAAACCACAAAATGGTCCTAACTTGCTTTCAAGATGGTAGCTCCTGTGTCCTCACCAATTTGGCAAAACATCTATCCCTTGCAATGAATAATGGGTTACTTTAAGAAGTTGAAGAAACAGAATGAATATAAACTTTCCAAGGTTCCAAGGGATAGAGTATTAAGATCTGAAATTAGTTAAATATCTCTGGGCTAGCAGGTGGATTCCAGCCCAAAGTGTGcacacacccctacacacacacaccaaaaaaccaaaaccaaaacaaacaaacaaaaaaatgatttCAGAAGGTGGTTAAGATCATTTGAGGCATTTGTAACTCCATTATGGAGGCATTTATAACTCCTCATAACATAATTTGGtggggtcttttttttttgctctggGCTCATTTTTCTCTTCTCCATGCTATGACCTGGACTCCATGGGTTGAACCACTGAGAAGATCCTCTAAGAAGACAACCCTTCTCTGTTCCTTTATGGCCTTCCCTCTTAACTTCTccattccctttctctcccagCCTCCCATTCCAAACACTGACTCTCGAGGCCAGGACAGTAATAGGCAGTCATTGAAGAGGTGCAGATGGATTGGATGTGTATTCAGTTTCCTTCGCATCCCTGGGGAGACGCTGAACTCTAGGGCTGTCAGTTCCCCACTCTTCACCAGCCAGCAAGACTGTGAGATGAGTGGGAATATCTATGGGCAGAAGAGAGAGAAGGCAGTGTCACAGACAGTCCTTCCCTCCTCACCAACCATCTCTTCCTTGTTTTCTCTCTTACTCATAACCTACCTGCTTAGATTCTGTTTCCCTCTGAACCCTCTAACTATCCTGTCCACTCCTCCTCTTCCTTGTAACTGCTGTTCCTTCTTTAAATTATCCTTCCAGAGATTCCCTATGAGTCACAAGCAAATGTGTGAGTGGGTGTGTATGTATTTGTCCTCCCTTTTTAACACCAAAAGAATATAATATGCACACAGTTATGCACCTTCATGTGACAGTGACAATAGTTTTGGAGATTGAAGAGGATATTTGTGTATCTCAGAAACAGAACAGAAAGCAAGGCAGGATGGTTTGAGGCTGGAAAGAGGGATACAAGAGGACTCTGTTTAGAAGGTGACCTGTGGGACATGCCATAGAGAGTGATGGGCAGAGTAGGGGGCTGGGCACTAACTCACTTTGCACTCAAATTCAATCTTCTGGCTCAGGTAGATCAGTTCCTCTGTCCGACGCATCCTCTGGACATTATTATTGCAGTCTCGGATCAGCTGAGGGTTTGGCAAGGGGAGGAAAGGGGACAAGTACTGTATTAGAGTCTTTGATCTCAGAGTTCCCTGAAAGCAATCTGGAAAAGGATATGACAGCCTCTTCTTTTCTCCTGGGCTGGCATTGACTAAAGGGAACATGGAGGTCAAGCCTTAGGACTCTGGTGTATTCTGCACAAGCTGACAGAATGCTCCTGGGTGAGGGGCTATGGGAGTGGGAGCGCAGTcccttggtatgtggtgctgggtaCGGAAGAGGAGGCTGTGGGTAGACATGCTTGGAGGTGTGGTGGATGCCGGGAAGCTGAGCTCCACCTTAACAGGATCCCACCTCCCATGCTGCCTGGAGCTGTGGGCCTGAGGAAGGGATGACTTGTCTGTGAAGGACAATCAGGATGGGAGTGGGTAGCTGCTGACCTCCTCCAGGGCATGGTGGGCCTTTGTGGACTCTGCTTCTTCTGAGGAGCCAGGTTGTGTCCTCTTCAGAATGTTCTATAGGATAAACAGCAGGCAGGAGCCAGGTGGTAGgaagaaataaacaaatagaaagaGATAACTGGGGGTTATTAATGGAGAAGCCTAAGGATACAATTTCAATaacaaatatttctgagaaagaagGGTGTGTGCAGTGGGGAGACTGCTCACATCCTCCACAGGAGGTGAAAGGCCAAAGAATGACGGTCCTCTGTCCTGAAGCTTCTCAGGATCAGCCCTTTGAGATACGGGTGATGACCCATGTACCTGCCATACCTGGAGCAGCAGCTTGAGACGGGTAATGCGCTGGAAGGACAGAATCAGAAAGGATTTGAGGGAAAGGTGTTGGCAGATTGGGTCACTTTCCAGCTTCTCCAAGACCTCTCGGAAACTGCTGTTGCTATTCCTGCATGATAGTGAACCTCTGGTGAGGAGGGACATGGGGAATGATGGGGGGCTCCGTGAAGGCATGGGGAATGGAAGCTCAGTGGAATATCTGGGGTTGGGAGACAATGGTGAGATCTGCTGCAGAGGGGCCCAGATGTGATTGCTGAGAAGATCTGATATGGAGGGCATGCTGGGGCTTGACACCACACCGCAGGCACAGGGACATGAACCCTTGGGACAGCACTCTGGGTGAGGGATTGGCACAAGGTCACTGCAGGGCCCACCAAGAACTGAATGGGGATCAGTCTCACAGCAGACTTTGGAAGGTGCGTTCTTGATAGGTCTGGTTGGTGATGTAAGGCAGGTAGACCTGGCGGAAGTCTGGAGCATGGTTCAGGACTATATCACACACTTGGAAAGAGAAGATATTGTTCTCGAAGTTCTCTTCCAGGTCTGAAAGGAACCTGTACAGTATTTAAACAAGTTTCGTGAAATTTTAGGGCCTCAACTCAGCAGCCCGCTGACCCCTGTTATGCCCTGACTTCTGACTTCTTCCTATTAGGAACTTCTATTGACTCTCCTTAGCTCTGTGCTTCTTTCCACACACTAGGATTCTCTATTTTTGCTAGTTTGCTCCTGATTTAACTCTTGATTCTCatattctatttcttccttttcttctatcTCATTCTGGTTTTCCCATCTTCAGATGATTTCCTCATCTTATCTCTAATGTAGCACATGCCCGCAGTTATGTCCACAACCTTCACCCAGGACATTTTTCTCATTAACTTACTTATCCAGTGATGGCCTGTCTAACCTCAACTGTCTTTGCTTCTTTGCTCGTCCTATCTCTACAGCCATCTGGAATCATAAAGGGAGCTGAGGCCCAATTTCATCCTGAGACATGGCCAAGGGAAGGTTTCTAAAGGGAAAACACTGACTGAAGGTTCAGTGGCTAACAATACTGAGGCTGAGGGAGTGGTACTTGGGAGAGGATAGTCTCACGTGGTGCTGATGTCTCAAACATCCCATAACCGAGAGAAGAGCCACTGGTACTCCTGGTTGGAAAGGGTGGCCCTGAGTTTGCTTGAGAGTTGGAAATGATTCACAGCTATGTGCAGACTGCGCAGGTATGAGGCCTCTGACACAATCAGCTCAAATTTGGCCTAAGATGTTGAAAAGGAAGAAGACAAATGAAAAACTTTGCTAGCTCTCTGGCATATACCAGACACTAAGGAATATTCTAGGATTAGGGATCTAAATAAGATAGACCCTTTCATAGCTCATGGTCACAACAGAATCTAACTTGATCTGGGGGAGAGATAAGAGTTGTTTCAATATGTAAGATTTAAACCAGAGCTTGAAAAACATGTGCAAGCATCCAAAGGCAAAAATATGCTGATCAAGAAACTCAACATGCACACAAATGGATATCTATGAGAAATGGTGACCATGCTAATTTGCTTCACTGcagtaatctctctctctctctctctctctctctctctctatatatatatatatatatatatatatatatatatatatatatatatcataacatCAGGGTGTACACCTTAAATATACAcagtaacattttttttcaaaaaaatgttcCTAAATAAATTGAGCATTTTGGGAACCAATTATACAAAAGTATCAAGAGATGAGGCAGAAGAGGCAAAGAGAGATAGGAACAAGGTCTAGAGAGTTAAATAAACAATGTAAAACAGTTTGGACtgaagataagagaaaaatgaCAAAAACAAGGTTTTATGTAGGGGAATAACTTGATGAGATGTGCTTTCTGATAAAGACATTTCTGGAACAATGTAGAGAAGAGAGTACAGAGAGTAAAGGGTAAAGGGTAAAGAGAGCCAGGGTAGGAAATGTTGTAATAATACCAGATGAGAGATGAAAGCCTCAAGAAAGAAGGGGATGAGGGTACGCAGGCCAACTTCATAAGTATTTAGGGGGCAGACCTGGAAGGACTTGGTTACTTGCTAAAAATTGGGTCTGAATAGGAAGGAAGGGCCACAGTTAACACCTCAGTGTTTAAGTCAGGGAACGAGGTGAACAGTGGAGTCACTAGGTGGATGATAGAGTTGTCTTTGAGAGAGGAACAGGTTTAGGGAATGAAGCTGATGGATCAGGTTGGGGTGGAAGGAGAAATAGAAACAGGATATTTGAGAACAAGATGGTGCAGTTGTGTTATAACATAAAACACAGCCCTTGAGAGCATGTTTGGAGGTTCCAGCAGGAGGTGCAATGACTCAGGGCCATGACAAGTGTGGGCTTCTCATGCTTTCCACCCAGGCATGTGGCTTCAAGATAGACCCCGGATAGAAAAGCGAAAGAAGACAGACACACCTTGGATGGCCAATGACATGGCCCAACAACCTCCCCTACAGCAGCACTCGAGCTGATGTTGCAGGTTTGTCTGGTCCTGGGGCCAGTGTTCACTGACCCTGCGACGTTGGGTGGTTCATTGAATCTTTCTAAACCTCAGTTTTCTTGTCTTTTTATGCAGATAGAGTGGCTCTCCCCTCACAAAGACAGTCAAAAGAAACGGAGCCTGTGACAGCACACTGTAGTCCCCAGGGGGCTATTTTATGACATGCAAGTGGGTGTATAAGAGGTTGAGATGCAGAGGCCTCTCTTCTCACAAACATGAGGCCAGAACTGGACCAGGAGCCCTGGAGACTCCCTAGTTTCCTGGAGTTGGGGAGACAGAGCTAAAGTTTGTGTCATATCCCATTGTTTGAATAAGAAATATGGGTACATTCGTGATTTTCTAAACATTctcaatgtattttaaaaatggtgGTGAGAACAGGGCCTTCAAGTCTGAGCTCTGAAAAACCTAAAAACATCTGTCTCTGTGGTAGTAAAAGCATTGTTTACCATTACATTCTTATGGCCAAACTGTTACTCCTCCCTGATGATGAAAGGGGAAAGCTTGGCACTAACATTTAGCAAACTATGCACCAGCCACGATGCTAAACTAAATacgtgttatttcatttaaaccaCGTAGCAGTGGTGATGTCTGTAACCTCagttacttgggaagctgaggcaggaggattacaagtttgaggccagtctcagcaacttagaccctgcctcaaaatacaataaaaaaggcagaggatgtagctcagtggttgagaagccctgggttcaattcctcatCCCACAAAAACTAAATGAATAAACTAAACCACCCAGCAACCTTGAAAGGTAGGCATTTTAACTTCAATGTGTGGATGAGGAGATTGAGATTTAGTGAAGTTATATAACCTGCCTAAAGTTGCACAGCTGGTAAGTGGGGAACCAGGTGCACCTCACGTGGCACTAACATAGTCAACATTTCTTGAGTAACAGGCTCTCATCTTTTCACTTCTCCAGTAACTCTTTGTATCTCTAGTTTACAAACGGGGAAACATCAGCTTAGAAGGATGGAGTAACTTGGCCAAGTTGAACGGTAGATCTTAAAGGGAGTTTCCCATGCAGGTCATTTACTCCAAAagctaatttcttaaaatattctaTTGTACCCTGCTCTACTGCCTTCCTAGGAAGAAAGGCTGCATGTCATATTTCAGATAGATCTGCGAGTTAAGAGAAGCTTTTGATGGAAAACGTGCTAATAGTGATAGCTTAAAACCCGACTAACAGCCTCTAGTATTGCTCTTGGGAATGAAGACCCAGAAGAGATGCTCGAAAAGAGATGCTCGAAAGCCTCTTAGATCAACTCCCCGGGGCCCTCTTTTAGggaccaaaatatatatatatatatataatatatattatatatatatatattatattaatatatatatatatatattatattatataaattatatatatatcttgattGAAGAGGAAACTTCAGTGTAGCCTGAAA
This window encodes:
- the LOC143410640 gene encoding rho guanine nucleotide exchange factor 5-like, with amino-acid sequence MEKKPKEGTGGFSRCRSKLINSSQLLYQEYSDFFLNKEIQSQQRLDSLAEAPGPSSPRQPRKTLVSSESYLQRLSMASSVSLWQEIPVVCNSAVLFSMTHEDQKLQEAKFELIVSEASYLRSLHIAVNHFQLSSKLRATLSNQEYQWLFSRFLSDLEENFENNIFSFQVCDIVLNHAPDFRQVYLPYITNQTYQERTFQSLLNSNSSFREVLEKLESDPICQHLSLKSFLILSFQRITRLKLLLQNILKRTQPGSSEEAESTKAHHALEELIRDCNNNVQRMRRTEELIYLSQKIEFECKIFPLISQSCWLVKSGELTALEFSVSPGMRRKLNTHPIHLHLFNDCLLLSWPREGNRFLVFDHAPFSSIREEKCEMKLHRPHKNLFRLFLRHNTQGTQAEFFFRTETQ